GCACGACCAAGTCAGCCTGGGGTATCACTTATAGCGGCCACAGCAACTACGAAGGCTCCGATACGCTCGAAAACGCAGCCTATGCTGCCTACCTGCGCCAACTGCAGAACGCCGGCTTTGAGATCGGCTTCCATGGTGCCTCCATGGAAAGCGCCACCCGGCCCGAGATCGAGCGCAGTCTCGCCAACTTCCAGTCCACGCTCGGACGCATCCCCCGCATCAATGCTGCCCATGGCCGCAATCGCGACAATCTCTATTGGGGCGCCAATCGCTTCGCCTTCGCCCTCTCCCGGCGGCTCTACGCTCGCTTCCGCAGTGACGACGCCGCTCACTTTCAGGGCCATCTTCCCGACTCGCCGTACTTTTGGGGCGATCTCGCCCAACAGCACTTCGACTATGTGCGCAGCTTCACCTTCACCGGCGTCGACTTGTTGTCGTTGAATCTCCCGGTCGTCTATCGCAGCCGCCACACGCCGTATGTCAAGAACTGGTTTCTGACGAACGACGCGGAGAATGTCGAGGAGTTCAACAACCTGCTCTCCAGCCGCAATCAGGAAAGGCTCGAACGCGCCGGCGGACTCTGCATCATTTCAACTCACTTTGGCAAGGGTTTCGTCGCCGGCGACCAGGTCCACCCGGTCACGCGGCGGTTACTGGAGGAACTCAGTCGTCGCGACTGCTGGTTTGCGCCTGTCTCCGAACTGCTGGATTTCTACGTGAGTCGATGCGGCTGCCCCGAGCTGGCGGGCCGGCGGCTCTTTCGCCTGGAAATGCGCTGGCTGCTCGACAGCATGAAACGCCGCCGCGAACGGCGCGGCTATCATCCGACCGAACTGGAATATCTGAAAACGCAACCGCGCTGACGACTCAAGCGCCGGCGCTCGGCAATCCCGGCGTTGGCGCTGGTGCGCTCGCCCGCGCCTGCGGCTTGGAGCAGAGATAGAGCACGACGGTCAGCGCGTGCAATGTCCAGAGATGGGGATAAAATGTCACGGAGAGGAAGGTGGCTGAAGTCAGCCAGCCGAGCATGCCGACGGCAATGGCGCTCGCGATCGACCATTCGAGCGACTTGTGATCGCCGCTGTATTGCCTCTGAATCTTGATCAGCGCCCGAAACGACAGAATCAGCATCGCCACATAGGCGATCAATCCGAGCGAGCCCAACTCGGCGATGATCAGCGGGAAGTTGCCGTGAAAAGTTCGCCCCCATTGGGTATTGGGATCGGAGAAGCCGGTGACGTATTCCGGCATTCGGACCGGCCCGTTACCGGCGCCGACGCCGATGATCGGATAGTCCAGGTACATCCGCACCGCCGCTTTCCAGTAGTTGATGCGGGAATTCGCCGTGCCCTCGTCGGTCCGCGTAATCGACTTCACCTCGCTCCAGTAACTGCTCGGCGCAAACACGATTACCGATAGGCACAGCATTCCGACAATCACCATGCTGATCAGCTTCTGCTTCGACTTGATCATGCAGAACAGCGTCACGACCGCCAGACCGATCACGCCGCCGCGCGACTGGCTGGCGACCACCCCCAGCACCAGCGCCAGCATCGTCCCCAGCAGGAAGAACTTCTTGAATTTGCTCTTTTCTCGCATGAACAGGAAAAATGCGAATGGGATCATCGCGTTCAACGCAAGCGCGAAGTCGTTCTCGTCAGAAATGAAACTCGAACCTACCGATCCGCTCGTCACGAGCCCGGCATACGAAATGCCCACGAAGGCAAAGTTGTAGATGCCCTTGATTGCGTAATACAAGTGAATCAGCAGCACGAGCCAGACGACCAGTTTCAACTGCTGCGTTGTCTTGACGATGTTGACAACCAACAGGAACATAACGAACGTCGTCAACATGCCTTCAAGCACCATGTAGGCCCGGAAGTTATTGGCCGCCGTCAAGACCCCCATTGCTATCACCAGCAGGAACACCAAGAACCAGGTTGCGGTCGGATGCCACCGCACTTTCTCCTTGTTGATTGCCTGATGCACGATCCACGAAAACAAGGTCACCGCCACGGTCAGAATCCCCAGTCGCAACGGCCGCAGCGCCGGGATAAACGTGTAGGGTCGCAGATAGTCCATCAGCATGAACATCCAGACCCCGGCAAAGGGATTGATCAGCGCGTACGCCCCCGCCAATAGAGCCGGAATCGCCGCCACCATCGCGTACTGAACCTTGTCCGGCATCCGCACCAGTACCAGGCCCATGATGATCGACAACAGCGCCAATCCCAGAATTGCCAGCCGATAGGCGGTAACCAATTGAAAACTCGAACGGGGCGTTTCCCGCCTCGTTGATTCACCCTTTTCTTGTTCCACGTCTGGCTTAGTCTCGTGATCTGGCGCGGTCATCGCTGACATCCGCCCCCACATTTGGGGTCTCGGGTTCCGCCGGCTTGTCGAACTTCGGCAGCGCAAACAATTGGCTGTTGTCGAAATCGTTCATGATCACTCGCCCCGGATTGCCCGCCACCAGACACCGGTCCGGCACGCTGCGCGTCAGCATCGTCCCGTTCGAGATCGTCACCTGGTTACCCAGGGTAATCAACCCGGAGATCACCGAGCCCGTGCCGACCCAGACGTTGTCGCCGATGGTCGGCGTACCCGTCTTGCCTTCGGAATGACCGACGCCGATCGTCACATTGTGCGTCACCGAGAAGTTCGCGCCGATCTTGACCGGTCCGATGTAGATCGTGCCGACGTGCCCGATATAGAACCCCGGCCCGACGTCGGCATCATCAATGTTGACGTGATGGAAAAATTGCATGCCGTAGTTCAATACGAAGTGAACCAGCACCAGCGGCAGCCCCAGCACCACATTTCGCCGCCGCACGCGCTCCGTCATCTTCCCGAAACGATAGACGGCCACGCAATGCAGCCCGAAACTGCGGATCCAAAACCGCAGTCGTCGCCACACAGCGACTCGTTCAGTCCCGAATTGAATCCGGTAAAACTTGTTCAGATCTTCGCGAAATGCGCCTCTCATCTTCGTCCTCGATGCTGTCGGTGCTGCCAATCTTTCCGCCGCGGCAACGATGACAACAGCCGCCTCGATTTCCGTCAGGAACTCAACGAACTATATTGTCTTGCCGATCAACATGCACGTATTATCTTATCGGTCACTGGGCGGCCGCCGCTACCACTTCCGGCAGCGCCGCGCCGCGGAAATCATAACTTGTTGAGGGACGCGCAGACGCGATGGCGAAAGACAAACGACAGTCAATCCTGGATCACTACAAATTCGACTCGGTTGTCGGCACGGAATTGCGCCGGCTCTTGCACAACGTCACGCGCCCGATCAAGGGGTCGGCGCCGCACTCGATCCTGGTGACCTCCGCCGTCAGCGGCGAAGGCAAATCGACCATCGCGTCGATGCTGGCGATTACCTCCGCCCAGCACAAGAAACGCAAGACTTTGCTCATCGACTCCGACCTGCGCCGGCCGATTATTCATCGCATGTTCGGTCTCGAAAATTCGATCGGCTTTGCCGACCTCATGGCGGAAAAGGTCGAATTTGAAGCCACCCTCAAATCGACGCCGCTCGAGCATCTGTGGATTCTCCCGGCTGGCAACGTCGAAGGCGATCCCACCGACCGCATGCGCGAAGAGGTCGTCAAGAAGATCATCGAGCGTGCCGAGTTCAGTTTCGAGAGCGTCATCGTTGACTGCGCGCCCGTGATTCCAGTTTCCGATCCGGTGATTGTCGCCTCCGCCGTCGACGGCGTCGTTGTCGTCATTCGCGCCGGCAAGACCCAAAAGGAAGTTGTCCAGCGCGCCTGTGATATCATCGTCAAGGCGGACGCCAACGTCATCGGCCTGATCCTTAACAATGTCCACGGCGCACTCCCCTACCACTACGACTACCGGTACTACGGCCACTATTACGCCAAGCGCTGATCACCGGGGCGCAAGCTCAGGATCCCTGCCTGCAACCATTAGACCGCACGATTTTCGATATCTGTTAGTCATTGTTTAGCAGTAGGTTACGCGTATTTCATAACTTATTTCATTAAGATTGTGCCTGGTCAGTCTCAAACGCGGCGACACCTCTGCAAGCATTCTGCCAGGAAGAGGTGCGCGGTCGAGCGATGGCGCGAGATCATGTTGCTGATAAATATCGACTTTATAGTTCTATAATTGTTATTTTTATTTGGTTTCTTCCGGCCCGTTGTGCATTATAACAGGGAAATCTTCAAAACCAGCAAGACGTCTCGTTAGATTCGGCAGCGCCTCTTGCACTCTGTGTAGCTCGCTACGCCCGCTGTCGACGGCAGTCGTCTGATCCGTAGTCCAGCAACCCTATCCAGGAGTCTCGTCACTATGCGCCACTTCGTCAAACAATCGCTCGCGGGAATTCTCCTCCTGCTGGCCCTCGGGGCCGCTGCGCAGGCCGGGGTTACCCCCTCGCGCTTGAATTACCAGGGACTGCTCACCGATGCCAACGGCCAGCCGCTCAACACGGACGGTATCCTGATCACTTTCCGCATCTGGAGTCACCCGACCTCCACCGATCCGGCGGATCTCAAGTGGCAGGAGCAGCAAACTGTCCGGGTGGTTGACGGCTTGTTCAATGTGATCCTCGGTGACATTTTCAAAATCAACGATACCGTCTTCGCTTCCTCCAACAGCTTTCTCGGTATCCAGATCGATGGCGACGTGGAAGGCTTTCCGCGGACACGGCTGGTCTCGGTCGGCTACTCCACCCGCGTTGAAACGCTCGACGGTG
The sequence above is drawn from the Candidatus Zixiibacteriota bacterium genome and encodes:
- a CDS encoding O-antigen ligase family protein, which translates into the protein MVTAYRLAILGLALLSIIMGLVLVRMPDKVQYAMVAAIPALLAGAYALINPFAGVWMFMLMDYLRPYTFIPALRPLRLGILTVAVTLFSWIVHQAINKEKVRWHPTATWFLVFLLVIAMGVLTAANNFRAYMVLEGMLTTFVMFLLVVNIVKTTQQLKLVVWLVLLIHLYYAIKGIYNFAFVGISYAGLVTSGSVGSSFISDENDFALALNAMIPFAFFLFMREKSKFKKFFLLGTMLALVLGVVASQSRGGVIGLAVVTLFCMIKSKQKLISMVIVGMLCLSVIVFAPSSYWSEVKSITRTDEGTANSRINYWKAAVRMYLDYPIIGVGAGNGPVRMPEYVTGFSDPNTQWGRTFHGNFPLIIAELGSLGLIAYVAMLILSFRALIKIQRQYSGDHKSLEWSIASAIAVGMLGWLTSATFLSVTFYPHLWTLHALTVVLYLCSKPQARASAPAPTPGLPSAGA
- a CDS encoding serine acetyltransferase, with amino-acid sequence MRGAFREDLNKFYRIQFGTERVAVWRRLRFWIRSFGLHCVAVYRFGKMTERVRRRNVVLGLPLVLVHFVLNYGMQFFHHVNIDDADVGPGFYIGHVGTIYIGPVKIGANFSVTHNVTIGVGHSEGKTGTPTIGDNVWVGTGSVISGLITLGNQVTISNGTMLTRSVPDRCLVAGNPGRVIMNDFDNSQLFALPKFDKPAEPETPNVGADVSDDRARSRD
- a CDS encoding CpsD/CapB family tyrosine-protein kinase → MAKDKRQSILDHYKFDSVVGTELRRLLHNVTRPIKGSAPHSILVTSAVSGEGKSTIASMLAITSAQHKKRKTLLIDSDLRRPIIHRMFGLENSIGFADLMAEKVEFEATLKSTPLEHLWILPAGNVEGDPTDRMREEVVKKIIERAEFSFESVIVDCAPVIPVSDPVIVASAVDGVVVVIRAGKTQKEVVQRACDIIVKADANVIGLILNNVHGALPYHYDYRYYGHYYAKR